GCAAGGTTATTTTTGAAAATGACCGAAATGGCTTGCATTTACGACGACTTGAATATCACATTATACAAAACATATCAATTGGTTAATTGTTATTCAGGAGACTCTACTTATTCACCCATGTCCGGGGCGCACGACGGGTCGTGTGGTTGTTCGGCATGGACAATTTCATTCATGGAAAGTATAGAAAAAGAACGTTTTATTATTGAAGGTAATGAAGATCTACGAGAAGGGCGGCATGATCCGAAAGGCCATGGCGGTCAACCCCTACTGCAGCCCCATCGCCCACCACGTTTTATGGCAGGATCTGTTCCGGCAGCAAGCCTACCTGCATGCCCACGAGGAGCCCCCGAACTTCGGAAGTCGCAGTTTGTTCTGGACGCCTCTGATAAACGCGGCCACCCTGAGACAAATGGGAAGCATCGAAGAAGCAAAATTCGCCGCGGCCAGGCTTTTGGCGCTCAAACCCGATTTCAAACCCCGCGGCCGTATTCTCATCGGCCGCTGCATCAAGTTCGACGAGATCGCCCTCCCCTTTATCGAGGGATTAAACAAGGTGGGGGGTGCAGTGGATTGAGCGGCACCGTATCGTGGAAGGGCGGAATCCCTTGTCGTGATGCAACAAGACACCGTGGATCAACCGTTTCCGGCAGCGCCGCTGGCTCCCTCGAGGTCGTGGGGGAGAGCATGCGTCACGGCGGTCGCCTGCCGGCCCCCTTGCCCGGACAAAGCCCTGAGGGGCCGAACGATCCCCTTCCGTTGCCAGACACGACGGGTCAGCCATTCACTTCCTTGCTGATACGGATCGCGTGCTTGCGCATGCGGCCCCGCAAGGTGGACGGATGCATGCCCAGAAGTTCTGCGGCGCCGCCCTGCCCTGCGATCCGGCCGTTGGTCAACGAAAGGGCTTGCCGGATATGACGTGCAATCAATTCATCCATCTTCAGGAAACGATCCGGCACATTGCAGCTTTCGTCGTGCGGGGGTTGCTCCAATGGTGCGACCAGGTCCCTGAACGACAGCGGCCTGCCTTGACTGATGATCAGCGCCCGCTCGATAATGTTCTGCAGTTCCCGAACATTTCCCGGCCACGCGTAGGCCTGCAGGTGCGCGACCGCTTCCGGCGAAAGAACGGCATCATACGAGAGATTCATCTCCCTTGATTTCTGCTTAACGAAGTATTCGGCCAGGGCCGGAATATCTTCTTTGCGTTCTCGAAGGGGGGGGATCGCTATCGGGATGATGTTGATTCGAAACCAGAGATCCATTCGGAACTGCTTTTTCTTGACCATTTCCGCCAGGTTGCGGTTGGTGGCGGCGATTATCCGCACATCAACGGTCAACGTGCGGCTTCCGCCGACCCTCTGGAACTCCTTGCTTTGAAGCACCCGAAGCAGCCTCACCTGGGCCTGCGCGGTCAGCTCGCCGATTTCATCGAGAAAAACGGTCCCGCCATCGGCCTGCTCGAAATAGCCGCGCTTCAGGCTGTAGGCGCCGGTGAAGGAGCCTTTTTCATGGCCGAACAATTCGCTGTCGACCAGACCTTCCGGAATGGCGCCGCAGTTGACGCTGACGATGGGTTTGCCCGCCCGTTTCGATCGCTGGTGGATCTCCTTGGCAATCACTTCCTTGCCCACGCCGGTTTCGCCAACGAGCAGCACGGGACTGTCCAATGCGGCGACCTGTTTGACCCTGGTGATGACATTTCGCAGCCCTGTATCAAGCCCCACGACACCCCTGCCGCTCAAGTCGCCCAGGCGTCGCTTCAGGTCCCGGTTTTCAAGGGTCAGCCGTGATGTCAAACTGGACATTTCAAGCTGGTTCAGGATGTGGGATATGGCCCTGGCCAGGGGATCGTAAAGCGCTTTGAACAGTTCATGGTGCGTATCATCGTAGCGGTCAAAGCCGGTGGCCACCAGACCGAGCGCCGCATATCGCGACGAATCCAGTTGCTTGATTGCGGTAATGGAGGATATCGGCTCTGTGATCTCGAAATAGGCATTGATATCCCTGCCCAGGTTCGTGACGCCGACATCATGCCATCTTACAATCTTCTCTTTTATGAGGTGCTCGATTTCTGCACGCCCCTTTTTGGAGAGCTTGACCGTTTCATCCACATGCATGGTCTGCGCTTCCGTGATCAGGGCCAGATAGCGCAGTTTTTGACCGGCGGAATCGGCCACAGCCAGGTTCATCCATTCCAAAGGAAAGTATTCCTGCAGAATACCGTATAGTGTCTGAGCGGAAACCATCGGATCCATGCGCGCGGTGATCTCGCGGCATCGGTTCTGGATGGATGTGTCGTCTTTTCCTGCCATGCGCTCCCTCCTCGCACACCTAGCCGGCGTCATATTTGACGTTAATGCCAAATTACACCTCATTGTTTGGTCAAATATGAATCAAAAAGTCAATGCCATTCAGAAAATCACGACAAGTCGCTGTAATCTTTACAGCTTCAATTTTGGCCCCGAATTTGCGTTTTATCGATGGCATCATCCGGAAACGCAGGCAAGGCAAACCAATTCGTATCGGTGAGTCCACGGCCCGGGCATCAATCGATACATTGTCGAAAAGGAGAGGCAGCATGGCAAAGCAGGAAATCAAGGCCGACCTCGGCTGGAAAGAGGTGGAACCGATGTTTCGGCCCAGCGGTGTCCACATGGGGGTTATGCAGTGCGACGCCGAATTGTGCAGCCGGTGCGGGCTCTGTATCCAAAACTGCCCGTTCAAAGCGTGGGAGACGGGCGACGACGATGTGCCGCGCCTGAAAAAAGACTATGCCTGCTTCAGTTGCTACAACTGCATGGTGGCCTGTCCCACCGGGGCCATTTCCATCGTCGAACCCTACGTTGTGGACAAGGGGAGCTTTTTTGAAACCGCGGACGGCCCCCTGCCGCCCAAAATGCCCCTTGACCCGAAAGACGCCGAGGGGCAGCCGGATGCGTGGACCGACGTTGAGCGTCATATTTTCGAGCGCCGCAGCGTGCGCAACTTCAAAGCCAAACCGGTCCCGGATCATCTGATCCGAAGAATCCTGGAGGCCGGCCGGTACGCCCCCAGCGCCGGCAACTGCCAGCCGTGGAAGTTTATCGTCATCACCGACCCGCAGTTCATCGCCGCCATCAACGAGGCCACGCATCAGATCATCGAGACGGCCTATTCGGCCTATATGGACGAAGAGGGCGTAAAAAGCCTCGTGCAGCGGTACGCGCAGGATCCGAAGCCGGGGTCCTATGATCCCCGGATCGTTTTGGGCGGATATGGGTCCATCGCCAAAGGAGCGATGCCCGCTTTTCTGAATGCACCGGCATTGATTCTGATTGTCTGCGACGAGCGCTCCATCAGCACACCCGAGATCCATGCGGGCATCTGCGGGCAGAACATGAATCTCGCGGCCAAAGCCCTCGGGCTCGGGTTCTGCTGGATCGGCTGGAGCCGGGTGGTCGAGATGGTTCCCACGTTCAAAGAAAAACTGGGCCTTCACTATCCCTGGAAGATTATCACCGGCGCCGTGTTGGGCTATCCACGATTCACGCAGGAGGGCGTGGTTCCTCGCGAATTCAGGCCGGTCACTTGGTTCCGGGCAGGGGCGCAAGGCCCTGAGATCGAACGCGGTTAACGGCTGCCGACAAGGAGGAGCAATGCCCACAGCGACGCAATTCGGATATTTTCATGATCTGATCGAACATCAGGCGAACACCATCGGCGACAAGCCCTACATCCTGTATGAAGAGCGCCGCATCAGCTTCGCCGAATTCCACCAGGCCGGCTGCCGCGCGGCCAACGGGCTTTTACGGCTGGGCGCCGAACCCGGAGACGGGATCGCCGTCCTGATGGGAAACTGCCCCGAGTACCTTGCCCTGTTTTACGGCATCCCCCGCGCAGGCTTGTACAGCGTGCCCGTCAACGTGTCATTGAAGGGCGACGGGCTGAAGTTCATTCTCAGCCACTCGGAAGCCAGGTATCTGGTCATCGACGACACCCTCTATCCTCACTATGCGAAGCTCGAGCGCCCGGTGGGCGCCATCGAAAAAGTCTTCGTGCGGCGCACATCGGATCAGCCGCTTCCGGAAGGCACCCAGGATCTGCGCGTGCTTTTCGATGCCTCCGCCCAAAGGCCCGACCACGGGATCGACCCGCAGGCGATCTCCCACCTGATGTACACCTCCGGCACCACGGGCTTTCCGAAAGGGGTCGTCAAACGGATGGGGGCGGAGAAGCTGGACGGTATGTTCAAGCTGGCCGGCATGCTCTATCGGCCGGATGACGTGCTGTACACCGCGCTGCCGCTGTTTCATGCCAATGCGCTGAGCCTGACGGCGGGTCTGGCCATGGCCGCCGGCCTGCCGTTCGGCCTGGAAAAACGCTTTTCCGCCTCCGGCTTCTGGAATTCCATCCGCCATTTCGGCGCCACGACCTTCAATGCGCTGGGCGCCATGGTGCCCATTCTGATGAAGCAGCCGCCAAAGCCCGATGACGGCGACAATCCCGCCCGGATGGTCTTTACGGCCGCTTGTCCTGCCAACCTCTGGCGGCCGTTCGAAGAGCGCTTCAACGTCAGGATATGGGAAGGCTACGGGGCCGTGGACGGCGGGGGATTGATGATGTTCAATCTGGGCGATGCACCGCCGGGATCCATCGGCCGAATCATCACCGGACAGGCGCACAAGCTGGTGGATGATGAGGGCAAGGCGGTGGCCACCGGGCAGGTCGGGGAATTGATCGCCAATGTCAAGGCGGGAACACGGGGCGTGGAGTATTTCAAGAACCCGGAAGCCTCCAGGAAAAAGGTCCGCGATGGATGGGTGTACACCGGCGACTATTTCTACGCGGACAAGGAAGGCAATCTTTACTTTGTGGACCGCAAGAGCGACTGCATGCGGCGGCGCGGCGAGAACATCTCCTCATGGGAAGTGGAGAATGTCGTCGAAAAACACCCCCACGTGGCCGAATGCGCGGCTTTCGGCGTTCCTTCGGAACTCGGGGAAGATGATGTCATGATCTGGGTGAAGCCGCAAGCAGGAGCGCAAATCGATCTCAGGGACCTCATGCAGCACTGCGCGGACAACATGGCCTATTTCATGGTGCCCCGCTATGTCGATGTGGTGGATGAGATCCCGCGCACCGAAACCCTGCGCGCCATTAAAAAGCCCATGAAGCAGCGCGGGGTCACGGCGCGGACGTGGGACAGGGAAAAGCATATGCCTGACCTGAAACTCAAATAACCAGCACCTTCTTTAAAACGGCGAGGATGACCATGAGCGACAACGTCTACATCATTGGCGTGGGGATGATCAAATTCGGCAAGCATCTGAACAGAGATGTCAAGGACCTCACGGGAGAGGCCCTGCGCGAGGTGGTCCGGGACGCGGATGTTTCCATGGAAGAGATCGAAGCGGCCTGGTTTTCGAACTGCATGTGGGGCATGTACGCGTTTCAACACTGCATACGAGGGCAGGTGGCGCTTTCGCCGCACGGCCTCGACACGATCTCCATTGTCAATGTCGAAAATGCCTGCGCCAGCGGCAGTACCGCGCTGCACTCGGCCTGGACCGCCATCAAGGCCGGCTTGTACGACTGCACCCTGGCCATCGGGGTGGAGAAACTCTACGACGAAGACCGTCAAAAGGCGATGGGCAGTTTTTCAGCCGGCACGGATGTGGAAGAGACCGCACGCCTTATAGAACAAATCAAAAGCGAGCAAAAGCGGGAAGCACGGGCGGAAAAAGAGGGCGCGGGAAACGCCGGCGGACGCTCGGTGTTCATGGATTTCTATGCCAGGAGCGCCCGCCTGCATATGGCGAAGTACGGCACCACCCAGCGCCAGCTGGCCGTCATCGCCGCCAAGGCGCACAACAACTCCACGCTGAACCCTCTGGCGCAGTATACTTTCCCCATGACAGTGGAACAGGTCATGGCGGACCGCGAGGTGGTCTTCCCCCTGACCCGGGCCATGTGTGCACCCATCGGGGACGGGGCGGCGGCGGCCATCCTGTGCAGTGAGCGTTACGTGAAAAAGCACGGCAGCGGCCGGGCGGTCAGGATTCGGGCGTCGGTCATGCAGTCCGGAACAAGGAGCGGTTCGTCGGATGTGATCGCGCGGGCATCGAAGGCGGCCTATGAAGCGGCGGGATTGGGGCCGAAGGACATCGACGTGGCTGAGGTTCACGACGCCACGGCATTTGGCGAGCTCTATCAGTATGAACAACTGGGCTTCTGTCCCGAAGGCGAAGGTGGCCCCTTTGCAGAAAGCGGTGCCACCTCCCTCGGCGGAAAAATACCCGTCAATACCAGCGGCGGGCTCATCTCTCGGGGCCACCCCATCGGGGCTTCCGGTCTGGCCATGGCCTAT
This Desulfatitalea tepidiphila DNA region includes the following protein-coding sequences:
- a CDS encoding sigma-54 interaction domain-containing protein; translated protein: MAGKDDTSIQNRCREITARMDPMVSAQTLYGILQEYFPLEWMNLAVADSAGQKLRYLALITEAQTMHVDETVKLSKKGRAEIEHLIKEKIVRWHDVGVTNLGRDINAYFEITEPISSITAIKQLDSSRYAALGLVATGFDRYDDTHHELFKALYDPLARAISHILNQLEMSSLTSRLTLENRDLKRRLGDLSGRGVVGLDTGLRNVITRVKQVAALDSPVLLVGETGVGKEVIAKEIHQRSKRAGKPIVSVNCGAIPEGLVDSELFGHEKGSFTGAYSLKRGYFEQADGGTVFLDEIGELTAQAQVRLLRVLQSKEFQRVGGSRTLTVDVRIIAATNRNLAEMVKKKQFRMDLWFRINIIPIAIPPLRERKEDIPALAEYFVKQKSREMNLSYDAVLSPEAVAHLQAYAWPGNVRELQNIIERALIISQGRPLSFRDLVAPLEQPPHDESCNVPDRFLKMDELIARHIRQALSLTNGRIAGQGGAAELLGMHPSTLRGRMRKHAIRISKEVNG
- a CDS encoding nitroreductase family protein produces the protein MAKQEIKADLGWKEVEPMFRPSGVHMGVMQCDAELCSRCGLCIQNCPFKAWETGDDDVPRLKKDYACFSCYNCMVACPTGAISIVEPYVVDKGSFFETADGPLPPKMPLDPKDAEGQPDAWTDVERHIFERRSVRNFKAKPVPDHLIRRILEAGRYAPSAGNCQPWKFIVITDPQFIAAINEATHQIIETAYSAYMDEEGVKSLVQRYAQDPKPGSYDPRIVLGGYGSIAKGAMPAFLNAPALILIVCDERSISTPEIHAGICGQNMNLAAKALGLGFCWIGWSRVVEMVPTFKEKLGLHYPWKIITGAVLGYPRFTQEGVVPREFRPVTWFRAGAQGPEIERG
- a CDS encoding AMP-binding protein, giving the protein MPTATQFGYFHDLIEHQANTIGDKPYILYEERRISFAEFHQAGCRAANGLLRLGAEPGDGIAVLMGNCPEYLALFYGIPRAGLYSVPVNVSLKGDGLKFILSHSEARYLVIDDTLYPHYAKLERPVGAIEKVFVRRTSDQPLPEGTQDLRVLFDASAQRPDHGIDPQAISHLMYTSGTTGFPKGVVKRMGAEKLDGMFKLAGMLYRPDDVLYTALPLFHANALSLTAGLAMAAGLPFGLEKRFSASGFWNSIRHFGATTFNALGAMVPILMKQPPKPDDGDNPARMVFTAACPANLWRPFEERFNVRIWEGYGAVDGGGLMMFNLGDAPPGSIGRIITGQAHKLVDDEGKAVATGQVGELIANVKAGTRGVEYFKNPEASRKKVRDGWVYTGDYFYADKEGNLYFVDRKSDCMRRRGENISSWEVENVVEKHPHVAECAAFGVPSELGEDDVMIWVKPQAGAQIDLRDLMQHCADNMAYFMVPRYVDVVDEIPRTETLRAIKKPMKQRGVTARTWDREKHMPDLKLK
- a CDS encoding thiolase family protein gives rise to the protein MSDNVYIIGVGMIKFGKHLNRDVKDLTGEALREVVRDADVSMEEIEAAWFSNCMWGMYAFQHCIRGQVALSPHGLDTISIVNVENACASGSTALHSAWTAIKAGLYDCTLAIGVEKLYDEDRQKAMGSFSAGTDVEETARLIEQIKSEQKREARAEKEGAGNAGGRSVFMDFYARSARLHMAKYGTTQRQLAVIAAKAHNNSTLNPLAQYTFPMTVEQVMADREVVFPLTRAMCAPIGDGAAAAILCSERYVKKHGSGRAVRIRASVMQSGTRSGSSDVIARASKAAYEAAGLGPKDIDVAEVHDATAFGELYQYEQLGFCPEGEGGPFAESGATSLGGKIPVNTSGGLISRGHPIGASGLAMAYELTSQLRGEAGSRQVEHARIAMVENGGGTLGDGEAAVAMHIFEKGR